Sequence from the Panicum virgatum strain AP13 chromosome 5N, P.virgatum_v5, whole genome shotgun sequence genome:
AGCTACATAAAAacgtgtttagggtccaattctATTCGACTCACAAAAAGCTCAAAGAGCATTAGATTTGAAAATTCAATAATGACAAGTACAGCAAAACCAGGTTACCACCTCACAAATAGGCATACTGAGTGGTGAGCTACTACTTTACCGTTGAACATTTTATCTGTTCACACAATCATACAAATTGATCTGTTTATTAAGGTCTAAACTACATATATactttctaaaaaaaagttgtttcGCAGCTCAgcgagttttttttcttttttttcttctcattttCTGCCCGCCTACTCACATTCAGGCGTGGGCGGTACGCGCGGGAGGTAAGCGCGGGAGTCCAATTGCAAGGGAGCGCAGAGCCAAATATATTTTCCATGTGAGTTATGTCAGAACCGACAGGCCAATTAGCATTTTTCATGTGCTATATATCTCAACCGACAGGGCAATATATAATTCCCCTGTGTGTACTACAAGTACCGACAGAGTAATACATAATTTCCCTGTGTGTATACCAATTACCGACAGGGTAATTCATTTCCCTATGAGTTATTCAACAACCGACAGGATAATATATGATTTCCCTGTGTGTACATAAAAAACTGACAGGCAAATACCACACACTCAGGGAAAATCCGTTTTCCAGTAGTGATCAGAGCTTCTTCAGCTTGACCTGAGCACCGTGCTCAGGGTGCAGGGTTATCACAGTGTATGGTACGTGGGTGTACGATGGCGAGAGCTCAAAGGAGAAACACTGGAGGACGGTGCACAACGCCATTTTCGCTTCAAGTAATGCAAAGTTTTGGCCGATGCAGATCCTGGGTCCCCAtccgaatggaaagaaggcgGTCTGGGACTTGGTGGCATTAGAGATGCCCTCAAAAAACCTCTCCGGGTTGAACTCGCTTGCATCTTTTCCCCAGATGGTGGGATCATGGTGAATGAACAGAAGGGGCAGCAGAAGGTCGACTCCAGCAGGGTATTTGATGCCACCAAGCTCCATTTCCTTGTAAGTTCTTCTGTTTAGGAATATTACTGGTGGGTACAACCTAAGGACCTCGTATAGGATCATTGTTACCTGCAGAAGCAAATCTGAAGGTCAAGATCATTAATCCAAATATACAGTACGAAAAACAACAGGTATCCTGTTTTTCCTCTGAAAGGTTCCTTTAAGATTATGTTTAAGTCTGCTCCTGAATTCTCGGTCTATTCACTTAGTCAGCCATGGATTCAAGGTACTAATAATGTTATAGTTTTCTGAAATAAGTTAGATACTAATGTTTTCATTGCTAAGATGTAAGCCCTCGTAATATTAAACTAGTATTTCTCCACATAATCACACAATGATGATGTTTAATGAATGGAAAAGAAAGCATTTTCAATGCCCTAAACTTTGTGCATTTCACGATAAATGTGCACTGATCTCATACTTACAATCTTCAGGCGGCTCAACCTATCAAAATCTGGTCTAGCTCTTCCAAAGTGATTCAACACTTCTTCTCTTGCCAGCTCTTGCCATTCTGGGTGCATGCTTAGCACGATTATAGTCCAAGTTAGCAGGAGTGATGTCGTCTCCATATCTGCGAAGTAAAATAGCTTGCATTCCTCAATTATATCTTCTGTAGACATTCCTAGATtcacttttccatttgattcTCTCATGTTTGACTCTACCAATATGCCCAGTAAATCATCGCTATTAGTCTCGCCATTTTTAATagctttctctcttttctcaaTTATTCCGCGCAGAAGTTTGCAGATCTCCCGATCAATTTGTCTCATCCTTCTGTTATTTTTTGTAGGCAAGAACCTGCATATGTTCAATAGTGGTATAAGcactataaaaaaaatttctttCCTTAATGTAGCTGGCTAGTGTTAACCAGGGTTAAAAATCCCGACCGGAACCCGTCCGgttttaccggtaaccggtcaaaccggttccggttccggccggtttcaaaccggcctaaatttaaaattcaaatttgaattccaaaaaatgaaaaattcctaaaaatacttcaagttgcgacgaatctaatggtgtcaaattttttcaaatattcattcatttagtatacttcgTGAGgtgagcatttgaagttaaacaataaagcgtgcatacaaaagtatacaaatacaatgtaaaagtagtacaaaagagggttggagggttcatttaggctaaaacatgttatacaaacattcatttagtatactttgcggccatttgaatttaaaccaaaaaagaaaaaaaaattgaatttggccggttaccactcaaaccgaccggtaaccggtcaaaccggatcggtaaaccggtcaatcCGGTCGGCTAGCCGAGGAACCGGTTGAACATGAGTTTTTGGTTTGGATTTTGAATATGGTCGGTTTTttctggtaaccggtcaaaccggtccggtttactGCTACCAGTGGGCGGCGGTTTTGTCCcaccggtcggtaaaaaaaacccTAGTGTTAACGGGGAAGAGCTAGCGGACCAGGGTTCAAATCCTGGTTCCTCATATTTGTTCAGGTGGAGTACTTAATACCTCTCCGTAACCCACATCATAAAAAAATCTTGCTTTTTAACACATTACTATGCCAAGTCATTTATCTCCCAACTCCCTTGTATCAATGAATCATAGGAATGAAAAAGTCGAGATTGTTCAAAATATTTGTGAACGGAGAAAGCTAACTTCCTATCTCTTCCTATATTTATAGGAACCGATATGGTGTCTTAAAGTATAGATAGGAGTAACAAATAGAATTTTTTGCAGAAACATGTAAATAGAACTTTTTTGCAGAAACATGTTGATGTCTGACTAATGACCAGCTACGCAATTTATTTCTCATGAAAAAAAAGTTTTGCTAATGTTGGAGGGGAAAGAACGAACCAATAGCCTGGGATAAACATTGTTTGGAAAGACTGTATAAGGCGTTCAGCTTGCTCTCCTTGCAGCTGGAAAATTCTCCTACCCGCCTGATAGCTGCTACCAAACGCGGTTCTTGAGATGGCATCTCCGGTAAGATTTTGGAACTCAGGCCAGACATCAATCTCAGAAGACCCCTCATGCGACATTAAATTTTCCCATCTTGTAACCATTTTGACACAGCAGGTAGAAAATACTGGTAACATCCGCTGTGAATGACACATCATTGTTAGTAAAGATATTATCAAATATGTGACTTGCAAAACTGAGAAAAATAAAGTCATGAGAATAAAATTCAAATAACCTTTATTTTCTCATGGTGAAAAGCGGGATTGAGGATCCTCCTGTGTTTTGCCCATTTCTCTCCTTCATGATTAAAAAGCCCGTTGAATATCAACTTCCAGACACGAGTTGTCTTCGGTTAGCCAAAGTGGACAAACTTGTTAGACAAAATCTCTCCCACTAACTCGGGGTCAGGAATCATCATCCTTGGCGTTGGGCCAAACCAAAAGAATGACAATTTCCCTGCATTTTAAGGTTTGAATTAATCTCACGAgctcttttacaatgattgtaaaatACTAATGAGTACTTTCAAGTACTTTTatcttaaatttttttctaGCCGTTGACTATGGAGaatattataaaaattaaattaaattaaattcgTATTCGATCCCACTTATTGGTACTTGGTCCCACATTTTGGAAGTACCAGTTACTTTATCCTAGGTACTTTCTACCTTCACCACCGTAGAATTTTATCAGATAGACGGCTcctattttttcaatcattttaaAGTTTCTATAATCTCATAAGTAAAAGGATCAACAAACTGCATCGCAATAATTTTCTGAGACTACGGTTGCCACACCCCTCTTGTTTTCTAGAGAAAATGGGAAAGAAACCGACTGTCACACGGGAAATCTTATTCAAAGGCGTGCTCTAGTTTGATAGTTGTTCTTGTCAAATACACCCAGACAACACAAACTATCCCATTATTACATATGCACGTGTCGTCTTTCAGAAGGGAAGTGATTGATTGTAAATATTGttattgggggggggggatacAAAGCTATTTTGCGTATGCTACCTAAATGATTGTTGGCGAATTCGCCGACCAAACTTTCACAACTTCCAATGTAACTATTGTATCATAAAAATATCCTAAGGCAAATCATGTTATCTAGATTAAATAAACTacactagcctatcaacctgTGATCCCACACGAGCTAATTAGAAttagagaaattttacaatgattgaaaaaataggGGCTGTCatttattaaatattctaacacatactttaaaatatatatttatcatatcTAGTTGCAATTGAttccattttgcatcacacctccatgtgtgtttaatatatatttaatttaacCAATTATTTGTGAATTGGCATTCTTATCTCTTTCATCATATATGAATACATGGTAATacatatcgtgggtagtatttttatataaacaataacataaataatatattaatgatgatagaaatactaattttgaattttataTTTGTGCgctttaatattttgttataattatataatttagctTCACATCTAGAGGTTACTTTGACTTTTAATAATAAAATAGAtgaataatttatatgcaaatttattaggttatttgtattattttttataatagtaTAGGTGgttaatttacacaaagattatggaattattttatatttttttacgaTAGCCGTACGCAATTTACGTATATATTtaagggttactttagtctattttcataatgataaagatgagtaatttattagaaaagataacaaatTCAATGaatattataattagagttatCAGATTGATGACTGGGTGTTTCTAATTTTTACAAAACTTttaaaatttctctattttttaaatatctACCAAAAAAATTAGGTGCTTACGTGGAGGCTTCTTCAATCAGCCTATATTACCGTTCTCTTTCACGAGGTCGTGGAACATGGGCTGCACGCGGGCGATGATGTCGTGGCAGCCGAGCGGCAGCGGCTTCGTCCGCGCCTCTCGGTTGCGCCGGGCGTCCTCCCTCACGTCGCCGGTGAAGAGGCGGTACCTGGTGCCCCTGAGGCCTTGCGCCCGGAGGGCCCGGTCGAGCCGCAGCGGTGTCCACCAGGCCCACTCCAGCGTCCTGGCCACCAGCCATAGCAGcactgcggccgccgccgtgccggccaGGCCCTGCCACGAGGAGACCTCCCGCAGCGCCAGCAGAGCTCGAGTGGCCATCATGCTGGAGTGGTATAAGCAAGCAGAAAGCAGAGATAGGGTGCGATGAGGGGATGTGCGACATGGAGCAGTGTTGTGCTATTTAAAGGTACTATAACATTAGGTGCGCGATGCACGCCCTACCGTTTAAACAATCAAATATGAGTAAATTAAAGTTAATAAAATATGGAATTAAATACAAGTAAACCGAAGTAATGAAATGTGACAAATGTCACGCATAGTATATAATAATAATTCGACACAAAATCACACCATATTGTAATAAATACATCGTTAATATGCTAACATATGCACTGTTTTACTCAAATACAAGTTTTACATATGACAACATGTCGAATTGTAGGAACAATCCATGGGTTCATGACTTAGTGCTGCGGAAGACCAATAAAAGTAATGACATCACAATATGTACTCTTAGATCACTGCCTTACTATTTGCTTCCCTAAATGCAAGGCGATAGCACATTAAAAGGTAAGTGTTGTTTCGTGGTCATTAGTGACAAAGTTTTCTAGTGCTAGTTGCCCTTATCACCCATATATGGAATCAGAATGATAACTGGATATAGCAGGTCTATGAGCATATCCGCCGTGCTGGCCGGCGCTCGTTGCTATGCTTGAGCTCAAGCTCGACCAGGAGCATGTTGCCACGCCGCCCTCTCGCCACCACCCGGGACTGACCCACCGCAACATGCCCATATGGCCTTGTCTGCCCGTGGCTCCAGGCTGTAGCAGCCCATGCTGCGTCCGAGCTTGGCTGGCACTGGCACCTTGCCACCTCGCTTCGAGCATTTGAGGCCTGCAGATTTGATTCAGGGTCTTAGCACATTGCATCAATCATACACAGATTTCAGCAAGATATCATCCGGAAACATTATGCCCCCAAGATCCACAAAACATGATTGAAACATCACAAGTtgttccaaacaaaaaaaaaagatcgaaACATCACAAAATAAAATCCCAGAAACCACAGGGTTTTCCTTCAGGAGAAGAGGTTCAGACGGTGGGAATTGGAAGGTTACAGAACCACATATTCTTTTCTTTACTGGCTCTACCAAGATTAGTTCAATGTAGCATATGGAGATTGGGGAGGACATGTAATATGCAATAGGTAGTTAGGCAGGGTTAAGCTTTGAGAAACAGTCACAGCATAGCAAAAGGCAATAAACAGAATAAACTTCAACTTAAAATAGCTGCTAAGTATGATCAGGAAAAAAAAGGCAACAAACAGAACTTTAACGTAAAACAGAAGCCTCTAAACTATGTAACACAATATAGCATATTATGATCAACTTTGTACTCTCATTGCTGGTCTGAGTAATGAAACTTCATGGTCCCTTGTGGAAAAATAGCACAATATGATCAGGAAAAAGTTCCTTGGAAATAAAGTCTTCATTTATTAGTTGTTCTTTCTGGAGACATTAAACTGAAGTCTTTGAATGTATATATATTTTCTGAAAATGAACATGTCGAATGTCGTGGTTGTGAAAAGCAATTTACCTCGGTTCAGTAATCTTGCTGCCGCTTTGTGGTGTGGTTGGTGGTTCAGAGAGCAACAGAGGTGCCACCCTGCTCCttaattactccctccttccccgtttgtAGGGCGCATCCGCGCATGACCAAATAACACAGGTACCAAGATTTGCATTAATAACATGGAGAGCAAACGGCATCGCTTCGATCTTAGAGATGTTGCATGGCCGCATGCAGCCTTGCATGGCCACATGCAAATGGAATTCTGCATGGCAGCATGCAAATGTTCTCCCGCCGCGAAATCCTGCAGGCGCTTAAATGCTTCCGTGAGTTAATTGCTTCCATGAGTTAATTCCTGCGTAACAAAACCCAAGGCTGCACGCCTTATATTGGAAGAAAAGCTGAAAATGGTCATGCACCCTacaaacggggaaggagggagtatgagATAGCTAACAATTTGAGTAGCCAAGAGCAGCTTTCCTTTTCAGGTCGGTCCATCCATTGTTGACCAAGCATGCACATACAATGCAGGGGTACATAGGAATTCAAGATACAGAATGCAAGATAAAGAAGATGCAATTATGCTTATTGGATAGAGATGCATAGTAGTTCAGGAGGGAGAATGGGAAAAAATGTGAGCatgcaaaattaattaaatgatCTCAATATTATGACTGATATTCTCATTTAACTAATGAATACACTAAATTAGGGGAATGGTAGATCACGGCCAACTGTTTTACCGATATTCTTCACTAAAGCAGTAGTCATTAGATACAAACTAATCACCTATTCTGAGTTCTGAGGCTTCCAATCATAACTCGACAGATTGGACTCTTCTATAATTATTACTCCCTCTTAAGAACACTGGTCAGCCATACAAATACAATTATTAACTAAAGTAGTAGTATGGAAGATGAATTGAAAATGTAGCCACATTAAGGAACAATATGGCTAGTACTTGCCATCAGAATTGAGCTTAAGCAAAATATGGAGCATATAAGAAACCTGTAGGGAAAAGAAATGACAAAAGATCACACCTTGTGGATGTGGATCTTCAGACTTGCACCTCATCTACCAGTCAGCATGTCTCCTTTGATGCTATTCTGCGTCGAATGCCTGAGATGCAAGCAGAACAGCTTGCAGCAACCGGCCACCTAAGCCAAAAGCAGGCACCAGGTGCATGGAAGGCACAAGGAGTAGGGATGTCCTGCAAGGAAGGGGCGCTGCAGCAGATGAATGCTGCATCCCCGCGTAGCCGAGGTGCCGCGCAGCAGGTTTAGCAATGAGGAAGGGGCTGGTATTTCAGCCAAGATGAAAGTGGGCCTGAACCACCATCCACAGTGGACAAGGGCTGAGGatgcgcccgccgccgtggatcTTGGCCGTACGCCGTGGATATCTCAGCGCTGGAACGCGACGCCCTCCCGCTGCGCTGTGGCCGCAAGCGTGACGATACTCTCGAACTCCCACGCCGCCTTCACCTCCCCCGCGTGCTGTTGTGCCTGACTGCAGCGCGCCGCAGTGAACCCAGCGCAAACGCACAGGGCCCCTTCCACCTCACCTCCGCCGCGACAGccctcggcggcgccgcgcccgccgcctcctgctccgacGAGGCTGACTCTGTAGCAGGCGCAGGCGCCAGCAGGGGCAGCCCTTCGATTGCCAGACCACCAGGCGCACACGGAActtgcgcgccggcggcggccgcggccgcggccaccaccgccggagctTGCGCCTGCCATAGCGCATGGAGGAGGGACGAGGCTGGAGGAGAGCGCCGCTGCAAGATCCGGGAGGAGCGTGGCCACCGCCGTAGAGTGAGGCGCCGGGTCGAAGACGGCTTAGCGGAGCTGGGCCACTGCGCCGGGTCGACATGATTCGGGCGACCAGGCTGGAGAGGAGCGCCGTCGCAAGACACGGGATGAGCGTGGCCACCGCTGGGGCAAATCCGACTGTAGCGGAGCGGGGATGGGGCAGAGCTGGACCGCCGCGCCGAGTCGACATGGTTGGGGCGGCTGGCCACCGTCACCGTGGCCAGCCGGCACGCGCCCTCCGAGCCCTGTCCCGCACTGGATCCGGATCCCAGGGAGCGGGTGGCGACAGGGAGCAGGAGGGGAGGAGACGGTGGCAGGAAGgcagggagaagagagggagagaggcggcggcggggaacaggagagagggagagggcggcgggaacagggagcagtagaggagagaggcggggttagggtttggggtgcggGAGGGGCTTTTCGCAAAAGTGACTCAGGGGGAACAGCATTGgcgatttttttcttcttcacgTTGAATTAAACTTTAATATGAGGAcctatataaaaaatataagaaCGTGGTTTCTGTTCATTTTGGACGTGTTGTACTGATTTGCGATTACTAATAAAGTTtagggtgtttttgtaaaacaACCGAGCCTCGCGCAGGTTGACACGCGTCCGCTTTTTCCCGTCGGATGTGGGGAGAGGAGCGCATGGCAGTGGATTTTAACCATTCCGATGTTTAGGGGTGCTTAGGTCATCTCCAACCCATAGTACCTATAGGCGGTgtctaaataaaaaaaaagtaaaaaactaCCAGTATAAACTACTTCCCTAATACATAGTTTCTATAATAAATGAAGAAAATAAATCTCATTCaatcctctctcttctcttttttcttgtcTCATCCTATTACTCTTCccgtttttttagtttttgtgTAGACATGATGTTTTGCATCAAAAACGATGTTTATTTTTTCCTCATTAACTCTCATTCCTATCCCCAAATTGCTTACATGACACCTTTACTAATTCTATGGACACCATCTTACTAGGAGTGTTGGGGCTGATCTTAGTTGCtttggtgaaattttttgaaagagaatcttgctattttggagtactaaataaatctatttacaaaactttttgcacggatgggttgtaaatcgcgagatgaatctaatgaacttaattaatc
This genomic interval carries:
- the LOC120676197 gene encoding cytochrome P450 72A15-like isoform X1; the protein is MATRALLALREASPWQALAGAAAAAVLLWLVAWTLEWAWWTPRQLDRALRAQGLRGTRYRLFTGDVRENARRNREARTKPLPLGCHDIIPRVQPMFHDLVKENGKLSFSWFGPTPRMMIPDPELVREILSNKFGHFGKPKTARVWKLISNGLFNHEGEKWAKHRRILNPAFHHEKIKRMLPVFSTCCVEMVTRWENLMSHEASSEIDVWPEFQNLTGDAISRTAFGSSYQEGRRIFQLQGEQAERLILQSFQTMFIPGYWFLPTKNNRRMRQIDREICKLLRGIIEKREKAIKNGETNSDDLLGILVESNMRESNGKVNLGMSTEDIIEECKLFYFADMETTSLLLTWTIIVLSMHPEWQELAREEVLNHFGRARPDFDRLSRLKIVTMILYEVLRLYPPVIFLNRRTYKEMELGGIKYPAGVDLLLPLLFIHHDPTIWGKDASEFNPERFFEGISNATKSQTAFFPFGWGPRICIGQNFALLEAKMALCTVLQCFSFELSPSYTHVPYTVITLHPEHGAQVKLKKL
- the LOC120676197 gene encoding cytochrome P450 72A15-like isoform X2; protein product: MLPVFSTCCVKMVTRWENLMSHEGSSEIDVWPEFQNLTGDAISRTAFGSSYQAGRRIFQLQGEQAERLIQSFQTMFIPGYWFLPTKNNRRMRQIDREICKLLRGIIEKREKAIKNGETNSDDLLGILVESNMRESNGKVNLGMSTEDIIEECKLFYFADMETTSLLLTWTIIVLSMHPEWQELAREEVLNHFGRARPDFDRLSRLKIVTMILYEVLRLYPPVIFLNRRTYKEMELGGIKYPAGVDLLLPLLFIHHDPTIWGKDASEFNPERFFEGISNATKSQTAFFPFGWGPRICIGQNFALLEAKMALCTVLQCFSFELSPSYTHVPYTVITLHPEHGAQVKLKKL